The DNA segment GAACATCAAGGTGAACCCGCGATACGACCCCGCCACCAACGCCGGTGACTACGCCGTCCTCACCCTCGCCGAGCCCGTGCCGCAGAGCGCCGTCGTGCCCATGGCGGCGGCCGGTGACGAGGCGTACGCGGCCGGAACGGAGGCCCTGGTGTCGGGCTGGGGCGACACCAGCGGCGGCGGCGCTTATACGAACCGGCTGCGTGCCGCGCGGGTGCACGTGCTGGCCGACGACCTGTGCACGCGTGCCTATCCGGGCGGGCGGAACGGCACCTACGACGCCGCCTCCATGCTCTGCGCGGGAGAGGCCGCCGGAGGGCCGGACGCCTGCCAGGGCGACAGCGGCGGTCCGCTGGTCGCCGGGGGACGGCTGATCGGGCTGGTGTCGTGGGGGAGCGGGTGCGGTCAGGCGGGCAGTCCGGGTGTCTACACGCGGGTGTCCGAGGTGGTGCGCACGCTGGAGCCGGCCGAGGACGGGGCCGAGAAGGC comes from the Streptomyces seoulensis genome and includes:
- a CDS encoding serine protease, which encodes MRRTVVRALIRPLSLAAALTAIPLIGAAPAVADSVVVGGFPIDVSQAPWTVALSSRDRFGGSRAGQFCGGVAIAPTTVLTAAHCVADDVMGTPPNRVRDLKVIAGRTDLLATDGQETAVRNIKVNPRYDPATNAGDYAVLTLAEPVPQSAVVPMAAAGDEAYAAGTEALVSGWGDTSGGGAYTNRLRAARVHVLADDLCTRAYPGGRNGTYDAASMLCAGEAAGGPDACQGDSGGPLVAGGRLIGLVSWGSGCGQAGSPGVYTRVSEVVRTLEPAEDGAEKAPKRS